Proteins from a genomic interval of Bradyrhizobium sp. CCBAU 53340:
- a CDS encoding DUF1236 domain-containing protein — protein sequence MLNRFMISVAALALVAGTGLANAQGTMKNENGGAGAQPMQHSQSSGGATERGKESASPQKGTVGQAGGSMKQGEEKSSGAMEKSGTAEKSGKMEKSGAMNKNAAEEKAGAAKGEHAQSAQEKSTQDKSKSMSQDTTKSGAQKDMKAEGTKSGTSTNNAENQKGTGTRTNQNAQGQTSPSTNQNAQGQSSTNTTVGQAGAGAKLSTEQRTQITSVIREEHVAPVTNVNFSISVGTRIPREGIELHALPSRVVTIYPEWRTYRYVLVRDEIVIINPDTYEIVAVLNV from the coding sequence ATGTTGAACCGCTTTATGATCTCGGTTGCCGCGCTCGCGCTCGTCGCAGGCACAGGTCTGGCGAACGCACAAGGCACGATGAAGAACGAGAACGGCGGCGCCGGCGCGCAGCCGATGCAGCACTCGCAGTCTTCGGGCGGCGCCACCGAGCGCGGCAAAGAATCCGCAAGCCCGCAGAAGGGCACGGTGGGTCAGGCCGGCGGCTCCATGAAGCAAGGCGAAGAGAAGTCGTCTGGCGCGATGGAGAAATCCGGCACCGCGGAGAAATCCGGCAAGATGGAAAAGTCCGGCGCGATGAACAAGAACGCGGCTGAGGAGAAGGCCGGCGCGGCGAAGGGCGAACACGCCCAGAGTGCGCAGGAGAAGTCGACGCAGGACAAGTCCAAGAGCATGAGCCAGGACACCACCAAGTCCGGCGCCCAGAAGGACATGAAGGCTGAGGGCACCAAGAGCGGCACCTCGACCAACAATGCCGAGAACCAGAAGGGCACGGGGACCCGGACCAACCAGAATGCTCAGGGCCAGACGAGCCCTAGCACGAACCAGAACGCGCAGGGCCAGAGCAGCACCAATACGACGGTCGGCCAGGCCGGCGCCGGTGCCAAGCTGTCGACCGAGCAGCGCACGCAGATCACCTCGGTGATCCGCGAGGAGCATGTCGCTCCCGTGACCAACGTGAACTTCTCGATCTCGGTCGGCACCCGCATTCCGCGCGAGGGCATCGAACTGCACGCCCTGCCGTCACGGGTCGTGACGATCTATCCGGAATGGCGGACCTATCGCTACGTCCTGGTCCGTGATGAAATCGTGATCATCAATCCGGACACCTACGAGATCGTGGCGGTCCTGAACGTCTAA
- the aroQ gene encoding type II 3-dehydroquinate dehydratase: MAEPATDTILVLNGPNLNMLGTREPEKYGHATLADVEALCRETAATFGLKADCRQSNREGELIDFIHEAHARKMKGIIINAGGYSHTSIALHDALLAVQIPTVEVHVTNIHARESFRHHSYTARAAFASLCGFGIEGYRLAIQGLAAKLGIKPKA, encoded by the coding sequence ATGGCCGAACCAGCAACCGACACGATCCTCGTTCTCAACGGGCCGAACCTCAACATGTTGGGGACGCGCGAGCCCGAGAAGTATGGCCATGCGACGCTCGCCGACGTCGAGGCGCTGTGCCGGGAGACGGCGGCGACCTTCGGCCTCAAGGCGGACTGCCGGCAGTCCAACCGCGAAGGCGAGCTGATCGACTTCATCCACGAGGCGCATGCGCGCAAGATGAAGGGCATCATCATCAATGCCGGCGGCTATTCGCATACTTCGATCGCGCTGCACGACGCGCTGCTTGCGGTGCAGATCCCGACCGTCGAAGTTCACGTGACCAACATCCATGCCCGCGAGAGTTTCCGTCACCATTCCTACACCGCGCGCGCGGCCTTCGCCTCGCTCTGCGGCTTCGGCATCGAGGGCTACCGCCTCGCCATCCAGGGCCTTGCCGCCAAGCTCGGCATCAAGCCCAAAGCCTGA
- the accB gene encoding acetyl-CoA carboxylase biotin carboxyl carrier protein, with the protein MARQPDDKAAAKFSSDDSALVRELALLLDETSLTEIEIERAGLRLRVARNISVAATMPMPMAAAAPALVAAPAAATAAAAAADVSKHPGAVTSPMVGTAYWAPEPGAKPFIEVGSKVSVGQTLLIIEAMKTMNQIPSPRAGTVTQILVEDGQPVEFGEPLVVIE; encoded by the coding sequence ATGGCGCGCCAGCCAGACGACAAAGCAGCCGCAAAATTCTCAAGCGACGATTCCGCGCTCGTCCGCGAGCTCGCTCTGCTGCTCGATGAGACCAGCCTCACCGAGATCGAGATCGAGCGCGCCGGCTTGCGCCTGCGCGTTGCCCGCAACATCAGCGTCGCCGCGACCATGCCGATGCCGATGGCGGCCGCAGCTCCAGCGCTTGTCGCGGCGCCTGCCGCCGCCACTGCTGCGGCCGCAGCCGCAGACGTCTCCAAGCATCCGGGCGCCGTGACCTCGCCCATGGTCGGCACCGCCTATTGGGCGCCGGAGCCCGGCGCCAAGCCGTTCATCGAAGTTGGCTCCAAGGTCTCGGTCGGCCAGACCCTGCTGATCATCGAAGCGATGAAGACCATGAACCAGATCCCCTCGCCCCGCGCCGGCACGGTGACGCAGATCCTGGTCGAGGACGGCCAGCCGGTCGAGTTCGGCGAGCCGCTGGTCGTTATTGAATAA